AACCCCTAGGTGCCCCATGCCGGGGACTTGGTCAGGAGAGCTCGCCCAGCAGAGAGGCGGGGAAGGAGCCAGTAAATCACCCAGCGCCTCCGCCGGCTCAGCTGGCCTGAACAGAGTGTCCACAGCCTCCCACCTGGGGCAAAGCCTGGAGGTTTTCCTGAGGAGCGGAggaaaaataataaatagcagccagggcagggctggggattgttCTTTCTCAGGATGATAAATCAATGCCGGTGGCTCTGAGACTTTTCCACGTCGGCTCAGCTCTTAATCCACTGGAAAAACAGCTCAGGCAGGCTACGGCCTGCACTCTGCACCTGGGGGGAGCGTTAAGCAGATCCCCCCCCAGGCCAAGGTTCAGTCCAGGTGGAGGAGCAGCAGCCTCGGGCTGTTTTGCCCAGATGTCACCAGCTCGAGTCCTGCATGGCCCAGCAGTGAGCAGAAGTTGTACTCACTTGTGAAACAAGTTGGCTGGATCTCAGCTGGCTTCCCTGGGGGGCAGGTGGCCAGGAACTGCTCCTGCAGGCGGTTCCCCCTTGCTGGCTGAGAGCGCAGGCTTCCTTCAGAAGCTGGGCACACCGGCAGCTGGACTGCGGGTTTCAGAAAtacggctgcctctggggtgggactcagCCCCGCAGGTCAAGGATTAGGGTCAGCCAGGACATCAGCACTGGCCGAGGATGCCCCCCAGCAGAGCCGGCCCATGGGGGATGCATGCACAGGGCCTGGCCCTCCATGGCGAGGGCTCAGCCCAGGGTGGATGAAGTCACCCCGGGCCTGGATTCCACGCTCGGCTTCACCATAAAAGGTGGCGGTGCTGGGCCAGGCCGGTGCCCACGCGTCCCCCCAGCCGGGGGACGGCGAGCCGCTGGAATGCTCGCCCGAACCGCACACCGTGGCTGGGGAATTAATCCCGGCATCTCAGGCATCCCTCAGAGCAGCCACTTCCGGGGGCAGCGGGGGAGACGGGGACAGGGCTGGCTGAGCagcagaggccctgcccctggccggACTCCAAGCGCTAGGGAATCACCCCCGCCGTGGGGCAGGCAGTGAGCAGAAGCCCCTCTCAGAGCAGGACCCCACCCCACGCAGCGTGTGCCCTCGGCGAGCAATAAGCCATCCCTGACGCAGGTCAGAACCACGAAGAGCCACCCGTTTATTGTAACAAGAGGGCAGGACAGCCGCTGGTCCCACCTTGGGAGAGACAGAAACAACCCTCTTGAGGGCACCGCGCAggctccctggggggcagggctcagggagcACCCGAGGGAGATGGGCCCCAGGGACTGCCCCGAGCGAGATCTCTCGGGGGGTAACAGGGACATACCccgaagcagccacagctgggctgcGGAGGGAGATGGGTTGAGGTCCCTTGGGGAGCAGGaccccggctccccacagctgacATGGGGGCCCAGGAAGGAGGATGACCTTTGCCCTTTGGGCtcgagtgggggaggggatgggggcgtGGCCTACCCAGGCCCCGCCTCTCACTCCTTCAGGAAGAAGTGCATCTTGTCGTTGATCATCTTGCGCTCGGGGTTGAGGcgcttgaggatctgggccagcaCGTTCACCGTCTGCTCGCTGCTCAGCCCCGTCTTCTTGGTCTGGAACTTCTTCAGCAGGTCCTTGGTGGTCATGGGCTTGCGGGTCAGGTAGCGGCGCACGGCCTCTTCCGTCAGCTGCACGTCACTGCGGGGGCAGAACGGGGCCTGAGCAGTGGGCGCCGAGCCCGGGAGGCTCTGGGCTCACGGGTGCCGAAGGGGGCACCAcccagcggggcaggggcaggggccggcTCTGTCCCCAAACGAGCCAGTCAGAGGCCATGCGctggctcccctccagccccaaagGCTCTTCCATCCGCCACTCCTGCCCCTGGGACCAGCCAACCCCAGCACTCGGCagcagccccacccacccccaagggATTGGCCTCATTCCGCAGGCGGAGAAGCCCCGCCCACCCCATGGGATTGGCCAATGGGCCTTGATCCCGCAGGCTGAGAAGCCCCGCCCACCCCAAGGGATTGGCCAATAGGCCTTGATCCCGCAGGCTGAAAAGCCCCATCCACCCCGAAGGGATTGGCCAATGGGCCCCGATCCCACAGGCTGagaacccccacccacccccaagggACTGGCCAATGGGCCCCGATCCCACAGGCTGagaacccccacccacccccaagggACTGGCCAATGGGCCCCAACCCCACAGGCTGAGAACCCCCACCCACGCCCAAGGGACTAGCCAATGGGCCCCAATCCCACAGGCTGAGAAGCCCCGGCCACTCACCCGCTGCTGGGGGTGGACTTGCCCGACTGCGGCTGGGGAGTGGACTTGCCCGAGGTCGTCTGAGGTCCCGAGTCCAGTTTCAGCCTCTTGGCCGCAGGGAGGTCACCGGATCCCGACTGCCGCTTCCCTGCGCCGAGACGGAGCAGCTCAGTGCCCTGGCCAGACCCCGCCCCCGGTTCTCACCGACAGGCGCCCTTGCTCCTCCTGCTGGCGAGGTCGGGAACCAGGCCGCACGGGGGTCTCCCCAGACCCCTCCTTCAACAGCTGGACCCCTGGGCAGCTGGTGTAAGGGCTGGGTGAGCTGCAGGggacgctgccccctgctggcgttTGTGACTGTTCCAACATCTGGCCTGgaagccccagcccagaggccgATGCCCTagcagtgccccatgctgccagccccccccagcccttacCTTGCTCCAGCTTGCTGGCTGCAGCTCGCAGCGTGGAGGACGTGCTGCCTGCGTCCACGGTGGGCGTCCCTGGGCGGCTGTTCCCCCGGGAGCTGCTGGCCGACCCCTTCCGCTCCTTCTTGGGTGGAGTTTTCCTCTTCTAGGTGTCGGGTGAGAAGAGGAGCCGGCATTGGGCATCGTCCTGAGATGCACCCTAGTGCACTCCACACTGAGCCAAGCCAGGGCATGGGGGGCTGTGCAGAGGAACCCCCCCCGCCACATCCTCCACACTTGAGGTGTCATCTCCGTGACGGCACAGAGGCAAGGGGAGATGACCCCCGGCTCCGGGTGAAAACCGAGGGGAGGGCTAGGGAGTCACAGTGgccagggcagcagggtcactgcCCCCTTATCCCGGAAAGGGCCGGGATCAAGGCCGCAGTGGTGGGTCTTAGCCAAAAGGCAGCCTGTCCAGCAGTGCTGGAGGGGACAGTGCGCCACTCCGCATCCTgggaagggatcccccctccAGATACCCAGTCTGGGAGCTAACCCCAGTCCGTCAAGCACGGGACCCCTCTGGGGCGAGAGGGGAATTGGGGCCTTGGGCTCTCTGCTGAGgcctccagctggggagtggtcAGCAAGATGGGGGagccccatccccccaggagctgggctgagaaCACCCCCAGCTCGGCGCACACAGGCCAGGAGGGAAGTTAGCTCTCGGCCGGCCGCCTGGGGAGaaaaggttactcaccctgtgcagtaaccgGGGTTCTCCGAGATGCAGGTCCCTACGGGTGCCGCCTCCCTGCGCCTAGGATCAGAGATTTTCCATAGCAGCGCCCGTTCGGGCCACACACGCGCTCCCCCGTCTCAACCACCCTCggttccttctctaccgcagaGCCCATGGCCGAACTCCGAAGCAGAGGGAAGAGGGCGAGCagtggagcacccccagggacacCCGTCTCAAAGAACCTCAGCTACCACACAGGGCGAGTCgtgtccctgggggtgctccactttaggtgacagGAGAACGCTGGAGGGCTAAGGCTTCGGGGTTGGATTTGTTAGCGACGATCACACGGGCAGTCCTAGCGAGCACCTGCTGTCGTGACTCGCACTATGGCGTCATGCTCTGGGAACGTGCGTGCCGACGCCCAGGTCACTGCTTTACCAACGTCTGATTGGTGCATGGGTCGGGAAAGCTAGAGACGTGGAAATCGATCGTGTGGCGTGCCTTCGGCGGCAAACCGCATTGACGACAGCAAAGGCGAATGCAGTCGGAAACCTGTTTTGAAAGTCTGTTTGGATACAGCTGAGCTCTGATCTTTCTGCAACAGAAAGGAGTAATGGTGGTGACTTTCTGAAAGGGTTAGTCCTTTGGAGGTCAGAGGCAAGCGCCCTTCTAGCGTGTGGAACGTTTAGTTCTACGTGGTTCAGGAACAACAATGGCTGGCGAACAGGCCAATTCAGGGGCAGTGAGGAAGGTATTTTAGGAAGTAACTTTGGATGAGGTCTCAACAAAACTATCTTTGAAGAAGATTATATTGAGAGGGGGTAACGAGAAACATCTGTCAGTGAAGACAGCCAATGAACAAGCAAGTAGGTCATCATGGGCTCCAAGGAGTGTCCAGTCAGGCATCGCATGACTAGGTTACGGACCCAAGGTGCAGTGGGATCTCATACTTCAAGGTAGAGATTTCAAATTCCTCTGAGAAACCGTCTTGTTCCAGGGTGGGTGAACACCGAATGACCAGCGACCTTGCGGTGGAAGGCCGGGATGGCTGCAAGATGCATTCGGATTGAACTTGGACAGCCCTGGCCCTATTCGTTCCCAGATGCAGTCCAGTACCAGTGACAAGGGAGAGGTTCTAGGTGAAACGCACTTTTTGTCGCACCAGGTCTGGAATCTTGTCCATTCACACGGATAAGATTGGCTTGGGGAGAGATTTGTTTAAGTTGTGTCTGTGCGGGACGTATTCTGTCCGGAGCCACACCTGTGCGGCCTGGCATGTTTTACAACACAGATGGGCACTGCCATATGCCCTGGTAGTCGTCTACATGTTCTGGCTGATACCTGCGGACTGGCTTGGTACCGTGGAGATCATATTGGCTAGGGTGGCAAGTCTGTGCGTTGGTCAGAAGACTCTGGCCTCCACTGCGGCAGGGTAGGGCCCAATGAACTCTGGATGCAGTACAGGCGTCAATGTTGACTTCCGAGTGTTGATTTGAAGGCCTAGTTGTGAGAAAAGGTCCCTAGTTCTCTGTGTAGCCAGGACTGCGATGTCTCAAGAGGGGGCTTTGAGAAGGCAGCTGGACACGTATGGGAATATCACAACTGCCTGTTGGCAGAGGTGCACCACACTGCAAGAAGCCTGGAGAACACCCCGGGTGCCAGAGGCCCAAGGTAAGCACTTTGTCCTGGCCAGGATCCAAGCCCAGAACAAATCTGAGGAATCTCTAGGAGACGGTGTATGGGAACGTGGAAACACACGTCTCGGAGGTCGAGGGCCGAGATCAATCCCCCGGGTCCAGTGTTGCGATTATTGTTGCTAACGTGACCATCCTGAATCGTCGTTGTTGAATGTTCTGAAGTCTAGACTGGGTCTCCACCCACTGCTCTTTTGTGGGATGAGGGAATAGTTGGAATAAAAGCCTCACCTGGGGTGTTGGAGCAGAGCTGGTTCTACAGCCCCCGAGTGGATTAATTTTTCCTGCAGAAggtgtcggggggtggggggcatgggtGGGTTGGAGGAGAGAAATGGCATTGAGTATCCGTTGTTGACCATTTCTAACACCCACTTGTCCAAGGTGACACTGGGTAGAACGGGGTCAGGCGGTCGCCAAAGGGATGGACGTTTTCTGGTGGTCACAGCACATGGATCCGGGGGAGGCATCTCGGAGCCTCAACCCAGTTTTCTGTTGTGAGGTGGGTTGGTGAGATGCACGTGACTATGTCGGGGGCAGTTACATTTGGGAGGTCTCGGTCATTTCCGGGTCGTAGTGTCGTTGAGGTGGGGGAAATGCAGAGGTTCGAGATCTCGAGGTAGCGTGGTATCTATTCTGCCGTCTCCTTGGCACTGGTGTGGAGACACGTAATGCTCTCAGCAGCTCTCTTCCATCCCGGATGGAGCGGAAATAGTCATCGGTCTTGTCGGCAAATAAGTTGGAGCCTTCAAAGGGAAAATCCTCCACTGTAGTTTGTATGTACTTCGGGAGTCCCGAAAGACGTAGCCATGATACTCGCCTCATGACCGCTGCTGTTGCTATGGAGCGGGCCGCCGTGTCTGCTGCATCGAGGGACGCTTGCAATGCCGTCCTTGCCAGCAGCTGGCCCTCCGTCACGACCGCCTGGAATTGTTTTCTTTTGTCCTCTGGGATATATTGAATAAATTCGTTCAGTTTTGAATAGTTTTTGTGGTTATAACTTGACATGAACGCCTCGTAATTGGCAATTCGGAATTGGAGAGCTGCTGAGGAGTGCGCTTTACGGCCCAGCAAATCTAGTTTCTTCCAATCTTTGTCATACGGGCTGTTCAGACGTAGACTCTCCCTTTCGTTCACCGCCAAGGCCACCATTGAATTCGGTGTGGGCAGCGAAGATAAGAACTCCATGTCCTTTGAGGGGACAAAATACTTCTTCTCAGCCCTCTTACAGGTGGGAGGGATCGTGGCTGGAGTTTGCCAGACTGTTTTAGCTGAGTTTAAGATGGTCTTAACTATAGGCAGCCCGATCTTGGTTGATGTGGGCAGTATATCCACAATCATGCACCGCGACTCTCTTGGTTCCTCTAATAGGATGTGGAAAGAATCCGCTATCCGTCTGAACAGCTCCTGACGCTGTCGGAAATCATCATCAGCCGACAACGGCGGGGGAGGCACGACTGCTTTGGCCGCTGAGGACGACGGTATATTGGGTGCAGGCGTAGGTTCCTGCTTGGGCCTTTCCTCCTGCTCGGGCCTTTCCTCCTGCTCCTTGACAGATTCTCCTTCAGGCTCAGGAGGTCTGGACACTGAAGACGACGGGGAGTGCCTCGGTTTCTCCCTCTGGATAGTGGGTGGCCTGGAAAACTGTTGCCCGTAAGCAGCCCATGGATCCCAGCAAGGCCACTGTGGGGGCATCGGCATGAAGGGGGGCATCCATGGGTGTCCATACCAGAGCACTGGGTCACCTCTGGGCTCCTGGTACCTATGGCGGGCAGAAGAGTCAGGTTGTGCCGCACCCCGACGCGAAGAGCAGCTGCGTGAAGGCACAGAATAAGCATCATTTTCCTCCTCGTCTCCACTGGAGAAGGGGGGAGCAGCCCTGGACGGCGACGGTGAGGGGGTGGGTCTGGTGTGTACCGCAGCCGTCGCGCTACGGAGCGGTGGAGACTCTGGCGTCTCAGAGACAAATCCGTCTTTTGGGACTCTAAACTCCTGTGGTGTCTTCGGTACCGTGGGAGGCAGTTGTGTCGGCGCCGGTGCCGACTGTCTTGTCAGCGCCAGGGTTGCTCTGCGTTCCGCTGAATGCCCAGCAGGCGGCGCCGCCAAAGTGCCCGGTGCCGTGTGGCTGGTCGGTTCCGTCTTTGAGGCTTTGGGCTTTTCCTTGCCTCGGTCATCAGACGGTGCAGTCTTGTCCCGTCTTGCCCTCTTGGGGTCCTTGGACTTACCGGCGTCGACGATACCGGAGGTCCCAGGGGCGTCATAGGTGCTCAGTATTACACCGGTCGGTGCCAAAGCTACCGATCTCGCTGGGGACCTCGTTCTTTTCCTCGGCTCCTGGGTGGGCGAACATGGGGCTCGTTTTTTAGCGTCTTTTCGTGAGGAATTGGTTGATTTCCTCTTCGTAGCCCGCAGggagcatggagcagctggtgctgATGGTGACTGTTGTCCAGGGCGGGTCCCAGGCCCAGGGTCTGAGGCTGGCTGCAGCAGGCTCTCCTTCATTTGGGGTTTTAGCTTCAGGTCACAGGCTTTCCGACTGCGCGCCTTAAGGTTAAGGCAGTGCTCGCACTTTTGGGGCAAGTGTGCCTCTCCCAAGCATGGGAGGCAACGGGGGTGCCCGTCGCTGACGGGGATGGCCTCCTGGCAGGAGAGGCACCGTTTGAATCCGGGGGATCCGGGCATAACCCCCTGATTGGAATCAACCTACGGGGGGTAATGacaaggaaaggggaaaaaatgggtgGTTTTGttagaaggaaggaaggaagaaggaaAGGAAGATGGTAACCAACGCTACGAAACGAGAACCAGGGCACTTGAAAACTCGCTAGGAGGCTCAGGCCAAGGGCGGTTGGGCCGCACAGCGCTACGCAGCTGCCACACAGGGCGCAAGACGGGAGCACAGGTGTGGCCCAAACGGGCGCTGCTACCAAAACCCTGCGATCCTAGGCACAGGGACGCAAACACCTAACGCAGAGCACCCACGGGACGCTGCTCAAAGACGAGCTAAAGGTTTGGGAACTGGCCAAGGCCCCGAGCATCCAGAGCCCCCAAGCAGGCaacccagccagccccccgcccTCCCAAAGGACGCGCGTCGGGGTTACCGCCATGAAGAGTGCCGAGGACGCTTCGCTGTCGATGTCGCTCTCCTCCGAGGTCTCCGACTCATCACTGCTGTCTGCAACACATGGTGTGGGCGGGGTCAGAGCAAGTCCCTCCCCTCTGAATCACCTGTCAATCTCCAGCCCCATGGGGTGCTCGGGgtcagagctctctctctctctctctgccctcccatggcccctggctccagccaccctgGGGCTCTTCGCTCAGTCCAGCCAGAGACCTGAACCAGAAGCCTTGGGctgtgaggtgggggaggagttcCAGCCACAGCACCACCCCAGTGAGGGGAACTCCCCGCACTCGGGCCAGCTGGCACAGCATCAGCTGAGGGCGGGATGTGGGGCAGCACagggaggagtcctgtcccctctgcagctccctttggaGGAGGCCGCTTGCTAGATACCGGCACTCTAAGGGTTAACGAGGAGGGATTCTCAAAGTGATTTCATAGCTCCTTCCCCAGACCCCCCCCATGggggctcagccccagccctgcctgggggggggaCCAAGGGGCTTGAGTGACTGAGTGGCAGTTaggggaagaacccaggagtcctagtccCACCCCGCAGCTCTATCCCCTAGATCTCACTCCCCCCAAGACCCTGCGTAGCTTAGTGCCAATCTGATGGCCCAGCAGCAGAGACCACCACCCCTGGCCCCCCTTGgtacagccccctccctccccaaaacactcaccctttttcttcttcttctcctgaggggtgggggccttcttctcctcttcctcctcctccttctcctcggCAGGCTTCTCCTCCTCGCTCTCCTCACTGCTCTCGCTCGCCTCGTCGATCCCTGGGCAGCCAACCGACAGCGGGCTCAGGAAGGAGCCGTTCTGCAGCCCGGATTCGATGCCCGCAGAGCAGCGAGCTCCCCCGCCGCCAGGCCGACCGAGCGATCGTACTGGGCGTTCCCAACCCAGGGCCCCGCGGCCCCGTTcctaccctgcagcccctcccgcagGGGCACAAGCGCTGAAcagccaacacccccccccccccaagccagtTCAGGACCAAGGTGCTGCCGAGGttagggggtgggaagtgggggcCGGAATCCCCGTGTCCCACGAGGCACTGGGGCAGCACAACCCAAGCCAGCTATTTCACCTGCCAGTTTTCTATTTAAGCAACCGGGTTTCTGCACGGAGAACGGACGCTTTTTGCAGAACACGGTCGAACACCCGATTCTCCACCGGAAAGCAGCCTCGACGGAGAATTTCCAACCAGTCGCGACGGCACCAAGGGCCCCGCTGAGCTCTGACGGGTGCCGCTGCTGCCACCAGGTCTCAGCGGTGCCAACCGGGGCCCCGCATCTGCCACGTACCTTTGGGACCATCCTCTTCCTTTGTCACCTTGGGCTTCCCCACTGCTGCCTCCTCCTGCGAACTGCTGCAAGACACgagagggagctgatgggggacagcctggcacaaagggggtgggggagggaacgtGCCTCTGCCAAGACTACTGTGCAGGGTACAGCTGAGATCTACGTTCCCAGGGCAGGTGGGGAACAGAACATGCTGCTTAATGGGCACAGGCAGCACCAGGTGACGAGCTGAGCGGGGCTGAGCCAGGCACCCTGTCCCGGCGGGGAGGGGCGGAGCAGGCCTCGCCCCTAAGGCCCATCCTTACCTGGACCCGTCCGACATGtaatccacttcctgcccctcgaAGTCTCCGTCGTCGCTGTCCTCGAAGGCCTCGTCGTCCGagcccttcttcttcttcttcttcctggtCAGCGGGGTTTTCTTCTGGGGCTTGGCCACCTTCTCCCCTGCAGCATTATGGGAAACAGGGCTCAGTGGCAGGACCTGGGGGGGAGGTGACAGCCACAGGCCCAGCAAGAGGGGCTGTGGGGTTAGAGGGAGGGGCCCAGAACCAGGACACCAGGGTTCTGCATGGGGACTCGTGACAGGCTGCGGGCTCTCAGAGGGGTAGCGCCACGCTTCCAAGGCACAGGGGTCAGATGCTGGCAGGGCTCAGGACACAGGCCTAGGCAGTAGCCAGGTCACCCGTTAGCTGGGACGCAGGGCTCCTCTCCCAGGCCAGGAGTGAGAAAGGAGTCGCTGTTCTACGCCCATGTcataaatagttagttaagggttaagtttccacctgtaaagggttaacacatagtacccggtgaacacctgacctgaggaccaatcagggaagagaatttaaaattcctaggagggaactttttccctctctTCTGGTGTGTGCTGTTCTTAGCCCTTTGGAGTTACAagggtccagatgttttaatcacgTCTTCTACAAGtttccatctttctgaactaatttcttctagtcaagatagtgagtattagaaaggtactttgtgtcctcatctgataatcctatgtttgcaattctgtgggtttgttattgattatttttaattctgcctgtattgtttgtactgaggaggAGAGAGGATTTCCGGACCCAGAGAGAGAGGCACGGCTTTTCTACCAAAGGCACTCTGAGGCagtttcagggttagaaggaTTTTCAGTTTCTTGCAgggctttctgttacaaagcTCTCCTGCTGAGGAGCTTTCATCCATTGTGAGACGAGATACCAGTCAGGATTCCCGAGGTGGGGGGGAAGTGCTGTGCTCGTCAGAGCTGATTTCCGTCCAGCGGGAAAAACaggttttggggggggcggggggaggaaacctcaagccagattttttttttttcctgggtcTTC
The DNA window shown above is from Mauremys reevesii isolate NIE-2019 linkage group 25, ASM1616193v1, whole genome shotgun sequence and carries:
- the GTF2F1 gene encoding general transcription factor IIF subunit 1 isoform X5; the protein is MRGERRTRRSRSVIGLDGALGAGQRPARPAVAAAQPFLEAQVDSRSAITAKMTSLGTSSQSVTEYVVRVPKNTPKKYNIMAFNAADKVNFTTWHQAKMERDLSNKKIYQEEEMPESGAGSEFNRKLREEARRKKYGIVLREFKPEDQPWILKVNGKAGRKFKGVKKGGVTENASYYIFTQCPDGAFEAFPVSNWYNFTPVAKHRTLTAEEAEEEWERRNKVLNHFTIMQQRRRKDQDDEEEEKEKTKKRSSELKIHDLEDDLEMSSDESELSDADGEKVAKPQKKTPLTRKKKKKKGSDDEAFEDSDDGDFEGQEVDYMSDGSSSSQEEAAVGKPKVTKEEDGPKGIDEASESSEESEEEKPAEEKEEEEEEKKAPTPQEKKKKKDSSDESETSEESDIDSEASSALFMAKRKTPPKKERKGSASSSRGNSRPGTPTVDAGSTSSTLRAAASKLEQGKRQSGSGDLPAAKRLKLDSGPQTTSGKSTPQPQSGKSTPSSGDVQLTEEAVRRYLTRKPMTTKDLLKKFQTKKTGLSSEQTVNVLAQILKRLNPERKMINDKMHFFLKE
- the GTF2F1 gene encoding general transcription factor IIF subunit 1 isoform X4; this encodes MRGERRTRRSRSVIGLDGALGAGQRPARPAVAAAQPFLEAQVDSRSAITAKMTSLGTSSQSVTEYVVRVPKNTPKKYNIMAFNAADKVNFTTWHQAKMERDLSNKKIYQEEEMPESGAGSEFNRKLREEARRKKYGIVLREFKPEDQPWILKVNGKAGRKFKGVKKGGVTENASYYIFTQCPDGAFEAFPVSNWYNFTPVAKHRTLTAEEAEEEWERRNKVLNHFTIMQQRRRKDQDDEEEEKEKTKKRSSELKIHDLEDDLEMSSDESELSDADGEKVAKPQKKTPLTRKKKKKKGSDDEAFEDSDDGDFEGQEVDYMSDGSSSSQEEAAVGKPKVTKEEDGPKGIDEASESSEESEEEKPAEEKEEEEEEKKAPTPQEKKKKKDSSDESETSEESDIDSEASSALFMAAQGGGTRRDLHLGEPRLLHRKRKTPPKKERKGSASSSRGNSRPGTPTVDAGSTSSTLRAAASKLEQGKRQSGSGDLPAAKRLKLDSGPQTTSGKSTPQPQSGKSTPSSGDVQLTEEAVRRYLTRKPMTTKDLLKKFQTKKTGLSSEQTVNVLAQILKRLNPERKMINDKMHFFLKE
- the GTF2F1 gene encoding general transcription factor IIF subunit 1 isoform X2 produces the protein MRGERRTRRSRSVIGLDGALGAGQRPARPAVAAAQPFLEAQVDSRSAITAKMTSLGTSSQSVTEYVVRVPKNTPKKYNIMAFNAADKVNFTTWHQAKMERDLSNKKIYQEEEMPESGAGSEFNRKLREEARRKKYGIVLREFKPEDQPWILKVNGKAGRKFKGVKKGGVTENASYYIFTQCPDGAFEAFPVSNWYNFTPVAKHRTLTAEEAEEEWERRNKVLNHFTIMQQRRRKDQDDEEEEKEKTKKRSSELKIHDLEDDLEMSSDESELSDADGEKVAKPQKKTPLTRKKKKKKGSDDEAFEDSDDGDFEGQEVDYMSDGSSSQEEAAVGKPKVTKEEDGPKGIDEASESSEESEEEKPAEEKEEEEEEKKAPTPQEKKKKKDSSDESETSEESDIDSEASSALFMAVDSNQGVMPGSPGFKRCLSCQEAIPVSDGHPRCLPCLGEAHLPQKCEHCLNLKARSRKACDLKLKPQMKESLLQPASDPGPGTRPGQQSPSAPAAPCSLRATKRKSTNSSRKDAKKRAPCSPTQEPRKRTRSPARSVALAPTGVILSTYDAPGTSGIVDAGKSKDPKRARRDKTAPSDDRGKEKPKASKTEPTSHTAPGTLAAPPAGHSAERRATLALTRQSAPAPTQLPPTVPKTPQEFRVPKDGFVSETPESPPLRSATAAVHTRPTPSPSPSRAAPPFSSGDEEENDAYSVPSRSCSSRRGAAQPDSSARHRYQEPRGDPVLWYGHPWMPPFMPMPPQWPCWDPWAAYGQQFSRPPTIQREKPRHSPSSSVSRPPEPEGESVKEQEERPEQEERPKQEPTPAPNIPSSSAAKAVVPPPPLSADDDFRQRQELFRRIADSFHILLEEPRESRCMIVDILPTSTKIGLPIVKTILNSAKTVWQTPATIPPTCKRAEKKYFVPSKDMEFLSSLPTPNSMVALAVNERESLRLNSPYDKDWKKLDLLGRKAHSSAALQFRIANYEAFMSSYNHKNYSKLNEFIQYIPEDKRKQFQAVVTEGQLLARTALQASLDAADTAARSIATAAVMRRVSWLRLSGLPKYIQTTVEDFPFEGSNLFADKTDDYFRSIRDGRELLRALRVSTPVPRRRQNRYHATSRSRTSAFPPPQRHYDPEMTETSQM
- the GTF2F1 gene encoding general transcription factor IIF subunit 1 isoform X1, with the translated sequence MRGERRTRRSRSVIGLDGALGAGQRPARPAVAAAQPFLEAQVDSRSAITAKMTSLGTSSQSVTEYVVRVPKNTPKKYNIMAFNAADKVNFTTWHQAKMERDLSNKKIYQEEEMPESGAGSEFNRKLREEARRKKYGIVLREFKPEDQPWILKVNGKAGRKFKGVKKGGVTENASYYIFTQCPDGAFEAFPVSNWYNFTPVAKHRTLTAEEAEEEWERRNKVLNHFTIMQQRRRKDQDDEEEEKEKTKKRSSELKIHDLEDDLEMSSDESELSDADGEKVAKPQKKTPLTRKKKKKKGSDDEAFEDSDDGDFEGQEVDYMSDGSSSSQEEAAVGKPKVTKEEDGPKGIDEASESSEESEEEKPAEEKEEEEEEKKAPTPQEKKKKKDSSDESETSEESDIDSEASSALFMAVDSNQGVMPGSPGFKRCLSCQEAIPVSDGHPRCLPCLGEAHLPQKCEHCLNLKARSRKACDLKLKPQMKESLLQPASDPGPGTRPGQQSPSAPAAPCSLRATKRKSTNSSRKDAKKRAPCSPTQEPRKRTRSPARSVALAPTGVILSTYDAPGTSGIVDAGKSKDPKRARRDKTAPSDDRGKEKPKASKTEPTSHTAPGTLAAPPAGHSAERRATLALTRQSAPAPTQLPPTVPKTPQEFRVPKDGFVSETPESPPLRSATAAVHTRPTPSPSPSRAAPPFSSGDEEENDAYSVPSRSCSSRRGAAQPDSSARHRYQEPRGDPVLWYGHPWMPPFMPMPPQWPCWDPWAAYGQQFSRPPTIQREKPRHSPSSSVSRPPEPEGESVKEQEERPEQEERPKQEPTPAPNIPSSSAAKAVVPPPPLSADDDFRQRQELFRRIADSFHILLEEPRESRCMIVDILPTSTKIGLPIVKTILNSAKTVWQTPATIPPTCKRAEKKYFVPSKDMEFLSSLPTPNSMVALAVNERESLRLNSPYDKDWKKLDLLGRKAHSSAALQFRIANYEAFMSSYNHKNYSKLNEFIQYIPEDKRKQFQAVVTEGQLLARTALQASLDAADTAARSIATAAVMRRVSWLRLSGLPKYIQTTVEDFPFEGSNLFADKTDDYFRSIRDGRELLRALRVSTPVPRRRQNRYHATSRSRTSAFPPPQRHYDPEMTETSQM